In Panicum virgatum strain AP13 chromosome 5K, P.virgatum_v5, whole genome shotgun sequence, the genomic window AACTTGGATTTCAAGGGAGATGGGGCAGCAGAAGGAGAAAGTCCCACTGTGTGAGAATCCTTTCCATATGGTAAACCCCTTCTCATCCCATTTGTATGTCTCTCCATGGACAACTGTGTCCGCACTAGTTTTCCCTTTAGGATTGAGAAATTCTCATGGAGGATTAGGTGTGTGTGGAGCTAGCAAGAGGGGTAGGGAGGTGATTGTGATGGAGTTCTTATTTAGCAAGATTCTTACCCCAAGCGATGTTGGTAAGCTGAATCGTCTACTGATACCAAGGAAATTTGCGGAGAAGTACTTCCCCCAAATCTCCAAGACCAAGAGTGATAGGAATGACCCTATCCTCACCTTTGAGGACTCCTCCACAGGATTGATCTGGCACTTCCGCTTTAGTCTATGGCGCAGTAGCACCACCTATGTCCTAACCAAGGGTTGGCCTACCTTTATCAAGGAGAAGAAGCTCAACAATGGTGACATTGTGTCCTTTTACCGCAGCGTTAGTAAGTCTACAGGCTCGAACCGCTTCTTCCTTCATATCAAGCCCCATGTCGATATCTACTCTATGCCACATCACAACACAGTTCCGATGTTCACTCCATCTGGCTTTTTGATTGATGAACGGGATCGTGAAGGACTTGGCTTTGGTAGTGGCTACAGATTTGAGCCAACATGGAAGCCTCTATCCTTTGGATCTGGAGGGTTGAAACCGTCAATGACTTTGATGCCTCAGCCAAATATGTCTCCAATGTCATTTGGCAATAACATGGGAAAGTCTAGAAAGCGTTTGCGGCTGTTTGGGGTCAACATCGATATCCTTCCTTGTGCTAAAGGTGATGACTTCTGCAACAAGTGGTCCAACAGTGTTGCTTGAACCCTCCTGCACTTCAGTTCAATAAACTATGCTGCACATCGTGGCATTGCTATTTCTTTATTAAGTACTATATTGTAAACCAAAGTTGCTAGTGACTTTAATTATCTTTTTGTTGTTGAGCTTGTGATGTACTCAAACTTATGTTGTGATGTCTTTTCATCTATGTTAATCCTATGTATGAAGCTTTACATTCACAAGTTCAATTGATCTAGATGAAATCTTTATGGCAACATATATCAAGTAAAATCCTAAATCATTGCATTGGTTGAGTGGTAGGTTCCCCTTCAATTTAGAAGCTCTTCATGAGTTCATATTGTTGCATTACAGTAATAACATAAATGTTCATTTGCATGTTAATTAATAATACAATATATGTTTCTAGTGTGCTATATTTTTTATTCTTCATATTTTTCTTCCAGCTTTAGAACGGCTTTTTATCCAACTTTGATCGATACATTTTGAGAAATCTAGTTAGTGGACCAGCAAAAATTGTTTTCTATATATGTCTATTAAATTCTTATATCTAATTTGAGAGAGTTCTTGTGGCCAGCTAGGAGCTATCCTGCTATTGAAATTTATCAACAAACATAAATATTAGCTTTGTGGAACATCATAGCCTAATTATACTTCAACAATCACAGTGAACATTTTAATAATTTTGTTGACAGAAGTGATAAACCTCTAGATATTTATTTAGTTATCAATTAGCACAGTGATCTTCATAGAAACTTCTCTATTTCCTATTCACACTTGTTAGAGAAGGGTTAGACTTGTGGCATGCTTGCCATGCAAATTATGCTAGCTGTGCATCATGTTGTGCCATGTCAAACCCAAAACATCACTTGTACTTTATTGGCAGTAAGTAGGGTTGATGAGACATGGAGATCCTATGGGTATTGGGGTCCTTAGAAATCTTCTGGACCCAATAAGTATACCCTAATTGCAATGTAGTTGCATGAAAGAAATAAGCAAGAAGATCACTTTTTGGATCTGTCTGCCTTGTCTAGACATTGATTTTCTTTATGTTCCttataaaatatatttcatttttttatttcttatcAAACAAGTGGTCTTTAACATATTCTAGCTATTCTTAACATGATATCCCTTCCTATTACTAAAAAGTTCATTATCCGAATCAATTAAAAATGATATCTTTTATATTAGAATGATTTGTTTTTATTTAATAGATAAAATAGTTGAGAGAAATAAGGCCATACACATGGTAGATGATGTAATTGAATGAATTTCCCAAACTTAGAAAGACTAATTCATGCATTACTTGCTAGATGACAAACCTTAaaaaggatcttaagatgcctatTCAATTTGAGTCGCTCTAGCAAAAGTTAAGCATGCAGATAATATCATTGTATCAGCCTTATTAGGACACACCTAATAACGAGATAAGGAATTCTAAGTGCCTCTAGTAGTGTAACACCCCAGAGGTAAAACACAACAATCCTCTAGAGAATTACCACACTGCAGCACAAGAACATAACAGAGTACGCAGAACCAACATAAATCATTCAGATAAATTAACAAAATTTCACTGGACGGAAATAAACATTTCACAAACTGAACCATGCGAGACAATTTGAAACAACGACAGAATCTCCACCTCCAAACATTTTATTATAAAACATTTGTTCAACATAAATTGATAAGAGTGTGCAAATGTGCTGCTACTCCCATCCCAAGCATGCAACGTCCAAGCTCAAGCACCTGTGAGGGGAAAACAAAGTGTGAGGTTTATGGAAAAATCTCAGCAAGCAAACTACTTTAACCAAGCTATTTAAGTCACAATTTGATTAAACATTGGATTAATAATTTCATATAGAATAAGCATCATACTGAGACAGTGTAACTTCAGGTAGAGATCTTCATAACGATGCTTCAATGCATATGCAAATTGTGCAATGCATTATGAATGCTTCAATGCACATGCTTATAGTGCAATGCAATGGATGACTTCACTTCTACCCACAAATCCCAAGGAAGGAAGTGAGGGTTGCAACCACATTGCTATATCTCAACGTGCGTTGCTGTACCGGTACTTACCGCACCAATTCGGCTATGGTTTCTTCATATGCATCTTCAATATGAGAGTGCAGAAGTATGATTGCAATGCATGAACTTCATATACCTTCAAAATTTATAACTCCAAGAGCAATGCCACAAGTGGATAAATATATAAATCCAAAAATAAAGCAATATTTAGATCTTATTTGGCTAGTGTGAGCTTCTGAAATTTAATGGAGTCAATTCAAATAACAAAGTTAAAGCGAGTAGATCACATTGCTACGTTTACTTGCCTTCACCGAAGATCAAGAACGTGAGCTAAGCACGGTTCGAAGGTGCACCACCTGTTCACAACCATAGCTCAGCACCAAAGAAAACATACTTCAAAAAAACATCGGGTAAAGCAATTCTACGCCTGAACCCAACGTCCTCACATCAAGATATGCTAATCTAGTGAAAACAGCAGCACTAttgtttctcttttttagaGTCTTTGATTCTGATGGTGAAAAATTCTAGTATTTTGGAACAAGAAATATAACTTCATAaactacaactttgtagttatcAAAAAGTGTAGGAAAAATCATTATCATTGGGTAAAAATGAAGTGAACCTTAATCTGATATTCTGATAGATTCTGCAGAACAGTTCTATTGA contains:
- the LOC120709824 gene encoding B3 domain-containing transcription factor NGA1-like, whose protein sequence is MGQQKEKVPLCENPFHMVNPFSSHLYVSPWTTVSALVFPLGLRNSHGGLGVCGASKRGREVIVMEFLFSKILTPSDVGKLNRLLIPRKFAEKYFPQISKTKSDRNDPILTFEDSSTGLIWHFRFSLWRSSTTYVLTKGWPTFIKEKKLNNGDIVSFYRSVSKSTGSNRFFLHIKPHVDIYSMPHHNTVPMFTPSGFLIDERDREGLGFGSGYRFEPTWKPLSFGSGGLKPSMTLMPQPNMSPMSFGNNMGKSRKRLRLFGVNIDILPCAKGDDFCNKWSNSVA